A single genomic interval of Zingiber officinale cultivar Zhangliang chromosome 4A, Zo_v1.1, whole genome shotgun sequence harbors:
- the LOC121970897 gene encoding uncharacterized protein LOC121970897 isoform X2 — MSGAPKVRSINVADSEARPVLVPGGNQARSVAAAQKPASKPLNKTENPEAAAAENKKKKKDTSPTANLPPVRSSLSAPSALRRHDWLLQSSLSMNASCSSDASTDSFCSRASTGRIGRTNLMSKRRQSIPTVSKIVAKAEKNVPDDAAMSIPELVHGKRKCAWVTTNTESCYAQFHDEEWGIPVHDDKKLFELLVLSGALAEFTWPAILTKRQIFRDVFLEFDPVAVSKLNEKKIVAPGSTGSSLLSEPKLRAIIENARQILKIIDEFGSFDKYCWSFVNYKPIISRFRYPRQVPAKTPKADVISKDMVRRGLRSVGPTVVYSFMQAAGLTNDHLIRCFRFEECITAASPSPNEVHEATVPVNLKAKENLLDQGLMEQIDSELSRAVEEMNIS; from the exons ATGTCAGGAGCTCCAAAGGTCCGTTCCATCAATGTGGCTGATTCTGAGGCGAGACCTGTCCTAGTGCCTGGCGGAAACCAGGCAAGGTCTGTGGCAGCTGCTCAAAAGCCAGCTTCGAAGCCTTTGAATAAAACTGAGAACCCAGAGGCTGCTGCTGCtgagaataagaagaagaagaaggatacAAGTCCAACTGCTAATCTGCCACCTGTTCGTTCTAGTCTAAGCGCTCCCTCAGCTCTTAGGAGGCACGATTGGCTTTTACAATCAAGTTTATCGATGAATGCTTCTTGCTCCTCAGATGCGTCGACAGATTCATTCTGCAGCCGAGCCTCCACAGGAAGGATTGGTAGGACAAACTTGATGAGCAAGCGGAGACAGAGCATTCCTACTGTAAGTAAGATTGTGGCTAAAGCCGAGAAGAATGTTCCAGATGATGCAGCCATGTCTATACCGGAACTTGTGCACGGAAAGAGAAAGTGTGCTTGGGTGACAACCAATACAG AATCATGTTATGCTCAATTCCATGATGAAGAATGGGGAATTCCGGTTCATGATGACAA GAAATTATTTGAGCTTCTTGTACTCTCTGGTGCTCTAGCTGAGTTTACATGGCCGGCTATCCTCACCAAAAGGCAGATATTTAG GGATGTTTTCTTGGAATTCGATCCTGTTGCAGTTTCCAAGTTGAATGAGAAGAAGATTGTTGCACCTGGAAGCACTGGTAGCTCCCTTTTGTCGGAGCCAAAGTTGCGAGCTATCATTGAGAATGCACGCCAAATACTCAAG ATAATCGATGAGTTTGGATCATTTGATAAATACTGCTGGAGCTTTGTGAACTACAAACCTATCATCAGCAGATTCCGCTACCCTCGTCAGGTGCCCGCTAAGACTCCAAAAGCAGATGTCATAAGCAAAGATATGGTTCGGCGAGGCCTTCGCAGCGTGGGCCCAACTGTAGTATACTCCTTCATGCAGGCTGCTGGACTGACAAATGATCACCTCATTCGCTGCTTCCGGTTTGAGGAGTGCATAACAGCTGCTTCCCCTAGTCCAAACGAAGTCCATGAAGCTACGGTACCGGTTAACCTCAAAGCCAAAGAGAACTTACTAGATCAGGGACTGATGGAACAAATTGATTCGGAATTGTCAAGAGCCGTGGAGGAGATGAATATTTCGTAG
- the LOC121970897 gene encoding uncharacterized protein LOC121970897 isoform X1 has product MPPGAPKVRSINVADSEARPVLVPGGNQARSVAAAQKPASKPLNKTENPEAAAAENKKKKKDTSPTANLPPVRSSLSAPSALRRHDWLLQSSLSMNASCSSDASTDSFCSRASTGRIGRTNLMSKRRQSIPTVSKIVAKAEKNVPDDAAMSIPELVHGKRKCAWVTTNTESCYAQFHDEEWGIPVHDDKKLFELLVLSGALAEFTWPAILTKRQIFRDVFLEFDPVAVSKLNEKKIVAPGSTGSSLLSEPKLRAIIENARQILKIIDEFGSFDKYCWSFVNYKPIISRFRYPRQVPAKTPKADVISKDMVRRGLRSVGPTVVYSFMQAAGLTNDHLIRCFRFEECITAASPSPNEVHEATVPVNLKAKENLLDQGLMEQIDSELSRAVEEMNIS; this is encoded by the exons GAGCTCCAAAGGTCCGTTCCATCAATGTGGCTGATTCTGAGGCGAGACCTGTCCTAGTGCCTGGCGGAAACCAGGCAAGGTCTGTGGCAGCTGCTCAAAAGCCAGCTTCGAAGCCTTTGAATAAAACTGAGAACCCAGAGGCTGCTGCTGCtgagaataagaagaagaagaaggatacAAGTCCAACTGCTAATCTGCCACCTGTTCGTTCTAGTCTAAGCGCTCCCTCAGCTCTTAGGAGGCACGATTGGCTTTTACAATCAAGTTTATCGATGAATGCTTCTTGCTCCTCAGATGCGTCGACAGATTCATTCTGCAGCCGAGCCTCCACAGGAAGGATTGGTAGGACAAACTTGATGAGCAAGCGGAGACAGAGCATTCCTACTGTAAGTAAGATTGTGGCTAAAGCCGAGAAGAATGTTCCAGATGATGCAGCCATGTCTATACCGGAACTTGTGCACGGAAAGAGAAAGTGTGCTTGGGTGACAACCAATACAG AATCATGTTATGCTCAATTCCATGATGAAGAATGGGGAATTCCGGTTCATGATGACAA GAAATTATTTGAGCTTCTTGTACTCTCTGGTGCTCTAGCTGAGTTTACATGGCCGGCTATCCTCACCAAAAGGCAGATATTTAG GGATGTTTTCTTGGAATTCGATCCTGTTGCAGTTTCCAAGTTGAATGAGAAGAAGATTGTTGCACCTGGAAGCACTGGTAGCTCCCTTTTGTCGGAGCCAAAGTTGCGAGCTATCATTGAGAATGCACGCCAAATACTCAAG ATAATCGATGAGTTTGGATCATTTGATAAATACTGCTGGAGCTTTGTGAACTACAAACCTATCATCAGCAGATTCCGCTACCCTCGTCAGGTGCCCGCTAAGACTCCAAAAGCAGATGTCATAAGCAAAGATATGGTTCGGCGAGGCCTTCGCAGCGTGGGCCCAACTGTAGTATACTCCTTCATGCAGGCTGCTGGACTGACAAATGATCACCTCATTCGCTGCTTCCGGTTTGAGGAGTGCATAACAGCTGCTTCCCCTAGTCCAAACGAAGTCCATGAAGCTACGGTACCGGTTAACCTCAAAGCCAAAGAGAACTTACTAGATCAGGGACTGATGGAACAAATTGATTCGGAATTGTCAAGAGCCGTGGAGGAGATGAATATTTCGTAG